In Haematobia irritans isolate KBUSLIRL chromosome 1, ASM5000362v1, whole genome shotgun sequence, a genomic segment contains:
- the LOC142231461 gene encoding uncharacterized protein LOC142231461 gives INVFSETLRFKNSEIFEFWLGNNRNVVNYIKGKIPHDLHTKLSTLICTKARSLSNFIKIKWEKQSRNEQAFRKYNEEWLNLDTVFVIPKVSNATGRPKTTYVNSRERNKRRLASELASQQGGNAQLLVHAASISAKNSNETDLKFVLHQVAMSPNRPSKIRKLLNTSRKEVTPVSPDEALMFLFENGLTKQQYCNMRQLNIKHNSGIFPSYDKVYKRKLQCRPDEIKANESSVEVSLQNLVDHTAKRIFAYQDEVLCTMDIEESTLILSYGFDGSTGHSLFKQKFVENTSESFDQSLFITSVIPIKIISSTGDNIWVNRTPQSVRFCRPLKVEFVKETKEHILTEYHNINEQIEKLKSLQYTLSNGRQIRVTYDLYMTLIDGKVLNVLTETKSAQQCPICHSGPNQFRTIRNFDSPQFEAKSDALKFGISPLHAWIRSFEFVLKLSYKLDLKKWQVRGKEEKKVLAEKKQQIQKQFLLQMAAATLMMGTQREEHFLVQNF, from the coding sequence ataaatgttttttcAGAAACACTCAGGTTTAAAAATTCTGAAATATTTGAGTTTTGGTTGGGAAACAACAGAAATGTTGTGAATTACATAAAAGGAAAGATTCCACATGACCTACACACTAAATTAAGTACATTGATATGTACTAAAGCTCGGAGCTTAtcgaatttcattaaaataaaatgggaAAAACAATCCAGAAATGAACAAGCATTCAGAAAATATAACGAGGAGTGGTTGAATCTAGACACAGTTTTTGTTATACCGAAAGTAAGTAACGCTACTGGGAGACCAAAAACAACTTATGTTAACAGcagagaaagaaataaaaggAGATTAGCTTCCGAATTAGCTTCCCAGCAGGGAGGTAATGCACAATTATTGGTTCATGCTGCCTCTATATCGGCCAAAAACTCCAACGAAACGgatttgaaatttgtccttcACCAAGTTGCTATGTCTCCAAACCGGCCATCTAaaattcggaaacttcttaatacTAGCCGTAAAGAAGTTACACCAGTTTCACCTGACGAAGCTCTaatgtttttgtttgaaaacGGATTAACTAAACAGCAGTACTGCAATATGCGCCAATTAAACATAAAACACAATAGTGGTATTTTTCCGAGTTATGATAAAGTCTATAAGAGAAAATTACAATGTAGACCGGATGAAATTAAAGCGAATGAAAGTTCTGTCGAAGTATCGTTGCAAAATTTGGTAGACCACACAGCTAAAAGAATTTTTGCATATCAAGACGAAGTATTGTGTACAATGGATATTGAAGAATCAACCCTAATTTTGAGCTATGGGTTTGATGGTTCTACTGGACACAGCttgttcaaacaaaaatttgtggaaaatacCTCAGAAAGTTTCGATCAGTCCCTGTTTATCACATCAgtcattccaattaaaataatttcatcaACTGGTGATAATATTTGGGTAAACCGTACACCTCAATCAGTACGCTTTTGTAGGCCTTTAAAAGTAGAGTTTGTTAAAGAAACAAAGGAGCACATTTTAACTGAATACCACAACATAAACGAGCAGATTGAGAAGCTGAAATCTTTGCAATACACGCTAAGTAATGGGAGACAAATTAGAGTAACATATGATTTATATATGACGTTAATAGATGGTAAGGTGTTAAACGTGTTGACGGAAACTAAAAGTGCACAGCAATGTCCCATCTGTCACTCTGGTCCAAATCAATTTCGAACTATAAGAAACTTTGATTCTCCTCAGTTTGAAGCAAAATCTGACGCCTTGAAGTTTGGAATAAGCCCTTTGCATGCGTGGATTCGTAGTTTTGAGTTTGTTTTAAAACTGTCATATAAGCTAGACTTGAAAAAATGGCAAGTTCGAGGAAAAGAAGAGAAAAAAGTTTTAGCAGAAAAGAAACAACAAATTCAGAAACAGTTTTTGCTTCAAATGGCAGCGGCAACACTAATGATGGGAACACAGCGAGAAGAGCATTTTCTCGTACAGAACTTTTAG